AAGTGCATTtcgtaaaaagattttttgcgaaTCAGTCAATTTCAGATATTTCGCgaatattaattttcgcaaattggtCTACCTTAAGGGTACATATTTTCGCAGGTGTTGAATTTTGCGGATGGGCAAAATGGTATTTTTCGTGGGTATTAAATTTCGCGGATCGAGATTCTCAAAATATTGGCGCGCTTACTTAATTTCGTGGATGAGGTTTTGactcagtttttttttaaaaaaaatttggaataacGGCGGAATGAACAGAAGAATATAAggaattcaatattttttaaggtttttttttgttcattcatttgttcatcaTCAAAACATGCAAAGGCATTTCTGCAGAAATCAACATCAAAACTCGTAgagaaatctttaaaaaaaaattaaaataaaaatttcgcgggaatttTTTTCGCGTATTGACTATTTTTAGATTTGTTATTCTAGCACTCcacaattttcttttaatttagaaTTTATCATATGCACTAAAGATATCCGCGAAAGTTTCAATGAAGCAGATAAACGTAATAAAGCTATAAAGTGTTCTTATTAaggaagaagaaagagaaaaaacgaacaaaaatcaaataatttaaCGAAGATTAATTTTAACGAGTGCGCTCTTTAAAGTAATTTCGCGAATTGACCTGTCCTGGGTTTTTGCGAAtacaaattttcgcgaatatAAGTAAAATTTATGAGAGAAAGCAAACCTACCTGGCAACATCTTGTGCGATCACCTTCAATTTATTCTCCGTACAACTACACGTACGCATTGCCTTCTGAAGAGAACAGACTTTTCTACGGTAACGATCTTCCAATTTCTGGTACGCGTTAGCCACCTTCTTTTGTTCTTCAAGTTTCTTCAGAAGCTTCCGTCTCTCGTGTTCAAATTCAaatttcatttctttaatttttgcagCTAAAACGTCTTCCTCGTAATTTTCTTCCGGGTCGGTGTTATCTGTTTGTACGGCGGCGTCACATTTTTGAGACGCCAAACCCGACGTTAAATAAACAAATTGCTCGCGTGCGTTGTTGACGTTTATGTATGATGGTTCCACAATTACAGTATCAACGGATGCTTTCTTCGGCTTTGGAAGAGTAGCAGGGGCGTTTTTTCGCCTGGGCGTGTGCGGTGTATTCGGTACAGACAGAAGTGCGCACTCGACAGGTTTCCCCTCGTCGTTAATCTTAGATATTTTTTCGTGAGACTTGTTATCGAAACTAGCGGAAGAGGAAAGATTTTGAGAGGATAAGTTTTGGGTCGACGTTCCGTGAGATTCGATCAGGTTGGCATCGTGGAAATCATCGAGACTGTAATTCGTTAATCCAATGGTGGTGTGTCTTTTCAAAGACATGGACTGTTTATTCTTAAGTTCTACAAGTGATGTCTTTCGtgggttttcaaaaatattgtcCAGCGCTTTTAAACTAGACGAAGCTCCCGCAGACACGCGCGCAATTTCTTGTTCGTGAATACGAATAAGATCTTTCAAGCTCATACTCACTGTTTTCGATAAATCATTGTGTGGTAAAACACAATCGCAGTTGGAAGAATGACTGCAGCGACGCTTTCGATGAACGTCGTGACAATACGCGTCGGTTTCAGAAAGGTTTCGTCTGCCCTTATTGTACTTATGTATATTGCCACTAGAGCTAGCACAGTCTGAAGTTTTTGCAGATTTAGAACAGGAAGATAGCACCTCTTGAACAGTTCGTTGTACGGGTAATGGTGGTCTTTCTGGTGGATCATCGCTTGATCCAGCGTTGTATAAATCGCCACAGTTGCTTTCATTGTTATTACAATCACTACGATCGAGATGGCcaacagaattattttttgcttCGCTGATATCGATATCATGCTCAAGCAGAGCCTGATTGTTTAATTTCTCCTCACTCTTTTCTGTGTTGTAACCACTTtcagttttatttaaactgttTCCCTTTAAAACATCTGTCTCACTATAATTATTTGCATCTCTTTCCGGAAGTAAAGCTCGTTTTGGCCACGAGAAAGCCTTTACTTTCCGTATTAGAGGTGATATACGTCGTGCTGCTCCTTTCTTAGTGGCATTATCATCTGATAATCTTGTGGGCTCTGGTGCAGAGGACATGCGAACATGAAAGGGTTGAATTGGGCGTTTAGTTAAAGAGCCCGATAGTTCTCCTTTGTGTAGCGGTTTTGTGACAGTTAAAGGTGTATCCGTAAAGTTTTCTGGTGACAGACGGTTTTTACCCAAAATTGTACTACTGACTAAACCATTGTTCTCTTCGGCAGTGCTAGCGTCTTTTTTATTAACACTTTTCAATAAGTACGAGTGACTTTCCACCGCCGACTTTGGCCTCACTTTTCTTggttttataacaacgtcagaaGCGCTAGTCGTTGTCTCCTGAGTTAAAAAGGGAGAGTCGAACTGCTGTCCCATCAGAGGTGAAGAAAGTCTTTTGCTCGGACTTCTGTTTTGAAGTTTTAGTTTTCTACGTCGTGGAAAGGTGTTCCCCTTGTCAGCAGAATAGTAATAATAGTTGACTGGCGTAGGTGTGTCATGCATCAATTCACCTCCATCATCCGTGTAAATGTGTTCTTCATCTCTTGTCGTATACAGAGACTTTTTACTTACAAGTTGATCTAGCCGAGGACTATAACGACGACGCATCAAATTCGGCGAGTAATACCTTTTTCGGTCAATCCTTCCAAACTTGAAATTATCCAAAGATTTATCTTGGAAGGTTTGAATATGTTCCTCGGACCTATACCTTGGGAAGTAATCGGTAGAGTTCCATTCCTCGGGGTACACTGGCGAACTATAAGTTTCTACCGCGCTGCTCGATCTCAGCGACGACCACGAGTCTTCGTCCGGTGGAGGTTGGCGTGAACACTCGTGTTGGTGGACCAGCCACTTTTGCACGCGTTCAAAACTCTTTTCTTGCTCCAAAACAACGTTGTGACGCAATGAGTTCGTTGCAGCGAAGTATTGGTAATCAAACACCGGTCTAAAACAGGAATAACGTACGTGAGAAGGTATTAAAAATAACACGAGTGTCGTGGTCACATTACTTAACGCAAAGCCCTACTTAACAAGTACCCGTCTATAAACACCAACAAAAACACTTTCTATGCTCTTACGTTTGCTGTACGACCGAAAAAACTTTTAACACATCGAAACTTCAGCACAAGCGAAAGGAGTGAACTCTCAAGTTAAACATTATAATAGCTACGTATAGGGAAAAAATTACTTGCAAAATAGTCTAACCGCTTATCGGTCGTTCTTTGCGCAAAACCAACAAAACTTCTTATAACTTCTGTTTTAACAGACTGGAGTTTAATCTTTTACTTAGCTGcagaatatttaattttttctctcaTACAAAAGCCATGCatgtgtataattttttttccatctaATTGGatttaaagcttaaaaaaatctccgcgatggagtgttattttAATTGAAATGATGAAGTGTTTATTCTAATTGAAAATGATATGAATGAACCCTTCAAAGGACACATTGTCAGTGCTGAATGGGGATGATTGAAACATATAACGTCGTATTTCGTATGGTAAATCATTTTAAGAATAACTCTAGCTTAAAAGATCATGTAAATGTATCTGGGTCCCATTCTTTAATTAGAAGGAACACACCAACGCAACTCAATGTTTTgactttttgtaaaaaaactgtCACACAAAAGATAAAAATCCAAGTCATAATGCTAATTTAGATGTACGTTTTAGATctccacaaaaatttaaaatagggttgtaaaattttaaaaaaaggtttataaaaTGTATTCCCAACACAGCGTACATATTTTCACCCAGAtcacatgaaaaaatattacaataagGCATACTATTTGAATCTGGCGAATGATAAACTAATCAAAAAACCACACATGTACTCATCAAATGAAAACTTAAAGAGAGACGCAAGTGtctaattaaaattaatttagacAATTAAGAAAGCGCAGACGCATGCATTCTTAGGGaagtttgtaaacaaaacttcaaaGTGAATTTCCACCACTGAAAAAACAATCTGGGACAGAACGGAACGGACAAATGTTTATAATTTCACCTTTTACTTATTCGTAACAAAAAAAACCCGAATTAGATGCGAACCTTTCACTACGATAGTCACCAAATTATAGTCATGTGGAACCAGTTAAAAAAAGGTATGCACTTACACCTGCTTTGCTTGTTGTTGATAATATTTGTGTGCAATAAGATTTAGAATAGACAAATCTTGCTCGTCGTACGCTGATGTGTATGCAGATGTTGCCTGCTTGCCTTCCATATCATAAGctaaagaaaacattaaaaataacaacCAACGAAGTATCACATTCAAAGGGTACTTCGAACAAGTGTtgtgtttaaaaacaatttgcAAGCGGTAAGCTTACCATAAGATAACCATTTGAAAGTTAATTTAAGTCGAGGCAATAACAAACTTCAATTTGACTCAGGCTATAGTATATGCATTACAAGTATCTACAAGTGTTTAAAATGCAACCGTGAATGAACATAGGAAAGAGTGCTATGCAGTCAATGCATTTAAAGGAGAAACCAGTAATCTCGTTATGTACATTAAATCACTTCCTTAGAATTAAAAATTACGAGTGAagctaaataaaacatttaaactATGTGTTTCCTTGCACGTGAGTTGATATAACATAAATAATCCAGATGACAGATGACAGCTTATTACCTCTGGATACTTTAAACATCAAAAGTTAAcctttttgttgatattttgcaTGCTCTTAacacaaagttgttgttgttgttttttgctgtGTTTTGTTAACCTATGGACGTTTGCTAGATTTAgaaaaactgcaaaaaaaaaaccacTTAAAAAACAACGCACAATGATCTTGCTTCTACATAAATAATAGAATAAGTGAAAGAATCTACACCAACATAAGAACAAAACTTCAAACTAGTATTCCCTGGTTTGAGGCCAAGCTATTATTCGAACAAGATAATAGTTTAACCTTTGCAGAGTGGCACATATCTGCTAAACAAAGAATTATAAAACTTGATAAATGAATACATACAGTATATATATAAAGATTACTATATAACAcattatataatataaatataatcatGAATGaaatcacaaaacaaaaacacaattaagtaaaaaagaacaaagaatttctaaatttgaaatttgaaaaacatgataataaacataaattaatttcaacATCGTCTTCTTCTTTGTCCTCGTTAAGATCATCGTCGTCGTCATCGTAATCATTCTGGATCTAGACTGTGTCAGTGATACACTTAAATCCCTCTGCagcaagtctgtccttataacctcctactAACCCATTCTCGAGTTACTGGGGTTTGCCTCAGAAACTAAAAGTCTTAACACTTTCTAACCCAATTATCCGTCCTCATTCTTTCCAACAGTCCAAACAAACACAATCTTTTTACGTGGATAACATCTCTAACGCTAAAAATACCtatcctgcttcttagctctCAATTCTTCCGGTCTCTCACTATTTCAGGTTAAGGTCAGTATCAGGGTAGCCATAAAAGTTAGATGGAAAAAATGCCCTTAGCAAGGTCAGCTCTTCTTAAATCAGGgctggtttttcaaaaaagatttgtttATTAGCTTTGAACCTGACATATTGTGTAAGCTTTTGGACAGTTTTCACTATTGGTTATAATTCAGATGCTTGTAATTCTTGTTTAATTATATAACTTACCTTCCATTAAAACATATAGGACACATCAGACTTCAAAGTTTCGCTAATTATGCAAAGCTATGACATCATCAAGTAGCTTTAAAACAAGTAACTGCTGTTATAATGACTGAAAAGATTTATACCCCTATATATGCCTTGGTAGCATCTTACAACATATTAATCATTGCTACGTGATgatgtcatgcataattagtaaaACTTTGAACTCCAAAATCTTAGAAAGtgataaaggttttttttaaaaaaaaataaagaaatttaccGGCAACCTTTCAATGTCttttatataaaagaaatttgttttcttaGTTGAAGGTACACTTCAAGGCTTCTTTAGTGAGAGTTTGACCATGAAACCTAAAAAAGGGTCACACAtgatttatatattattatattattattaatgtATATGTATTTCACTGTTAACTAATATAAATTAGTGCATCAAATCTTCAAAAGTTTATGCTCCTCAAACCTATTGTTTATATTTCAACAAATAACTTTTTCACACTTAAATAAGGTATCACTTTTACAAAAAAGTCCCAGAAACACGAAAAGTTATTTCTCACTGACCTTAATTCTTATGCATCTCACATCAAAATAAAAACGTCATGGAATTGAGAAAATTAAATTACATAACATTTTGCTTTTGAATGTTTGGCTTTATGCTTAATTCCACACCAAACATATGCCCTGTTTACCCACATTTTTGGTGTAGCTATAGGCAAGGTCATTTAGTTATGTAGTAGCAGGATGTATTTGGAGCTGTTTGTTTAAATAACCACATAAAATGACAACAAAATGAACATAAAATGACTACACTAGATATCCTGATAGCTATCTGAATGTAACAAAAGatgttaaataaatattatggccgtcattaaaaatatgttgtgttcgcgtcctccgaccgacccacttttggtaataaaaacacaagtcggtaagtcggaaaaaaaacggaaaaaaattttgcgagatatttttcaaaaagaaaatttttttcaccagaaCTTATTTATGCAATattgacaaaaactcgcgaaaattaatttctgtagaaattaattcctttagggcACTCCTGTGGCTATTGACAGTTTACAAGGCGGCGAAAAATGTTCTACAAACAATGTCGAGTGGTGCTATACTGTTttggccctgggaacgaatttgcTTGCTCCAATATAAAAATCCCAGTAAAAAATATGCCCAACCACCCGCCCAACTCATTTTTGCTGGGTCTTCAGGACGCTAACACAACATATATTTTGATGGTggcctagctagctatatttaatagctagctataaacatCGTCACCTTTTCTCTTTCTTCATACGCAGCCAGCTCGCTACCTTTGGTACTTTGCTTTAGTGTAATAAGATTTTTAACTACGGTCTCATCAATAATGTTGTTAATAAATGACGACAACTTAAAGTGACCTTTAGtttcaaatatttctttttttaaatcatcttaaaaGATGATGTCACTCTATGCAATAATAAATTACGAGTTCAAAtagaataataaaataataaattcaaCGAAATCTTATTACCTGGGTACGGGCAGTCGGAACTTAAAACACAGCAAATGGGTAAGttcataaaaaattttgattgcCACACACGACCGACCCAGCAGCCATCTTAAAAAAATCTGGCTCGTTTtacaaaaaagaacaaaaagatGGCGgagaaaaacataaacaaaaaaacgaaaGTGGTTACCCGAGGCTAGCGCATTAGTCGtgtcgcccccccccccccccccccccaaaaaaaaaaacgtatgCTAGAAAATAGTTTTATCTGCAAGCTAATTTTGAACTATACTTTaacaatataaattttatttagtttctGTTATCCCTCTATTTGTTCTGTAGATAATTCAAATTTAGAAAATATCGAGTAGCGAAATgtggaaaatatatatatcatatCAACTTTTTGCTGCTCAATAGCTCCTCAATTTGGGCAAAATCGAAGCATGCATTCTTATAAATTACTCCTGTCTAATAAAAGAAGATTGCATCTTGAACTGCAATTAATAATACTGGGACTTTTTAATTACAATGGGACAAATAAAAACTGATTCATATAGGTGTGAATCAGGCATTATAAAAACCATTTTACACGCTGTTGCAAAAAGTGCTTTTTATGTCcaacttttatatttaatataaaagttgtattttaacCTTTTGACGACTACTTGAGCACATTGACACTGGATTACTATTAAAAggttacatttagtgtaaaaaaCACCTTAAACCACCTTGATTTTATCGGTGAGTTTGCCGTAAGCAAGGATCTTTCTTAGCACTAATGCACTGCGAAAGGAACGCAAACATATTTTACAACGATTGCTTAGAAACCTGACTGACCATCAGATAAAAAGCCCGTGGTCGAGTAGTTATAGGGTTCTCTTTATAATCGGGAGGTCCGTGGTTCAGTCCACAACGTAGACTTAGCAAGCGCGAGTGCCACAGCTACGAGTTAACCCATATCATGTGAGGTAAGATGCCGATGTATATCTAATGTATACATCTCAGGATCCACATTAAAAGTGTTTCAAACGTAGAAgtggctatcctgtataaacattcggaaatggcaaaaattgtacattttttaaaaagcacagGACAGCTGTAAAATTACACTTGAATTTCAACTTGAATTTCAATGTTTTAATCGcctattttaaattttgctttacAACTTTCGAAAACAATTCTGACTCTCAAAAACTCATCGAAAATCAATTATAGAAAAGGTCTCAATTTATTTCGTCCCACGCTTACCATCAATCAAACAGCAACCGGTAGCCGAAGTGGAGTGGAAGTTATAGAAAAGGAGGGGAAATAAAACTACCAATCAACTGAAAAGATCAAGACACAAGAACGATATCAGAATCTTGacaataaaaaaagcaaaaagccACAATGCAGTGTATAAAAAGTtccataataaacaaaaaaaaaaatgaaaattttttttacaaaattaggaACCCTTAatcactaaaatttaaaaagtaagaattTATTTAGAATTGGTCAGTTTATTGCTGCGATTTTAAACCCAATGGATATACAATGGACATACGCGGATATTAATTTAATTAACACTCCAAAACTAACACGTTGACGCAAAACATTTTATGCGAAGTACAAATGATGGAGGTATTAACTGACGTGGTTTGTTTTTAATCTGCCTTAACTTCAACAagcgaaaaatattaaaaaaaaaaaatcaaaattaaaagaataaCCGAGTGACAACAAAGAGAAAGTATATCTaagatatatataaacatttaaaaagttgtccCGGGGCGTCCAATATTCACCGTAAAAATCCTGTGGTCTTACTTTTAACAACATGACTTCAAAAACACAATTTAACTAACTTAACAGATTAGATCCTGGAGATAATACGTCAATAGCTATAGCAGAAAAAATGATCACGATGAAAAAAGTAGAGAAAATTTCTTAGATTTGCCCAGGCCGTCCATGCTTGTTGTTGGGTATCATGTTCAAAAGAACACTTGAAGGTATATTGCTGTCCTTAAATTTAAGTGAAAATCATAAAGGTTTTTGGGTCTCGGTAAAAGTTGTTTATACAGAATTTATTATTATGGCTTgtgatttcaataattttcttcttgattaatttttaattagtaAAAAACCCAAACATATTCAAACGTGTGTGAAATTATTGTTCCCCTTAAACACagcataaatatataatatataagaattataataagtatatattattaataaaaaGGAGTAATAATCTGTAAAATACGTGCTTCCAATTAGATTGGCGTGCTCATCTCTTTATATATAGTTGTCGTTAAAATcatatattgtttaaatttaaaatttaacttcgtcta
Above is a window of Hydractinia symbiolongicarpus strain clone_291-10 chromosome 3, HSymV2.1, whole genome shotgun sequence DNA encoding:
- the LOC130636036 gene encoding uncharacterized protein LOC130636036 isoform X1, which translates into the protein MNLPICCVLSSDCPYPAYDMEGKQATSAYTSAYDEQDLSILNLIAHKYYQQQAKQVPVFDYQYFAATNSLRHNVVLEQEKSFERVQKWLVHQHECSRQPPPDEDSWSSLRSSSAVETYSSPVYPEEWNSTDYFPRYRSEEHIQTFQDKSLDNFKFGRIDRKRYYSPNLMRRRYSPRLDQLVSKKSLYTTRDEEHIYTDDGGELMHDTPTPVNYYYYSADKGNTFPRRRKLKLQNRSPSKRLSSPLMGQQFDSPFLTQETTTSASDVVIKPRKVRPKSAVESHSYLLKSVNKKDASTAEENNGLVSSTILGKNRLSPENFTDTPLTVTKPLHKGELSGSLTKRPIQPFHVRMSSAPEPTRLSDDNATKKGAARRISPLIRKVKAFSWPKRALLPERDANNYSETDVLKGNSLNKTESGYNTEKSEEKLNNQALLEHDIDISEAKNNSVGHLDRSDCNNNESNCGDLYNAGSSDDPPERPPLPVQRTVQEVLSSCSKSAKTSDCASSSGNIHKYNKGRRNLSETDAYCHDVHRKRRCSHSSNCDCVLPHNDLSKTVSMSLKDLIRIHEQEIARVSAGASSSLKALDNIFENPRKTSLVELKNKQSMSLKRHTTIGLTNYSLDDFHDANLIESHGTSTQNLSSQNLSSSASFDNKSHEKISKINDEGKPVECALLSVPNTPHTPRRKNAPATLPKPKKASVDTVIVEPSYINVNNAREQFVYLTSGLASQKCDAAVQTDNTDPEENYEEDVLAAKIKEMKFEFEHERRKLLKKLEEQKKVANAYQKLEDRYRRKVCSLQKAMRTCSCTENKLKVIAQDVARRSISPSLLLENNQEISVQKVDGILHQLEAWLNHQSLDISEISSVICSTTTDEIHPRYKVTSDFFSTPPLEIIDKIDATSV
- the LOC130636036 gene encoding uncharacterized protein LOC130636036 isoform X2; amino-acid sequence: MEGKQATSAYTSAYDEQDLSILNLIAHKYYQQQAKQVPVFDYQYFAATNSLRHNVVLEQEKSFERVQKWLVHQHECSRQPPPDEDSWSSLRSSSAVETYSSPVYPEEWNSTDYFPRYRSEEHIQTFQDKSLDNFKFGRIDRKRYYSPNLMRRRYSPRLDQLVSKKSLYTTRDEEHIYTDDGGELMHDTPTPVNYYYYSADKGNTFPRRRKLKLQNRSPSKRLSSPLMGQQFDSPFLTQETTTSASDVVIKPRKVRPKSAVESHSYLLKSVNKKDASTAEENNGLVSSTILGKNRLSPENFTDTPLTVTKPLHKGELSGSLTKRPIQPFHVRMSSAPEPTRLSDDNATKKGAARRISPLIRKVKAFSWPKRALLPERDANNYSETDVLKGNSLNKTESGYNTEKSEEKLNNQALLEHDIDISEAKNNSVGHLDRSDCNNNESNCGDLYNAGSSDDPPERPPLPVQRTVQEVLSSCSKSAKTSDCASSSGNIHKYNKGRRNLSETDAYCHDVHRKRRCSHSSNCDCVLPHNDLSKTVSMSLKDLIRIHEQEIARVSAGASSSLKALDNIFENPRKTSLVELKNKQSMSLKRHTTIGLTNYSLDDFHDANLIESHGTSTQNLSSQNLSSSASFDNKSHEKISKINDEGKPVECALLSVPNTPHTPRRKNAPATLPKPKKASVDTVIVEPSYINVNNAREQFVYLTSGLASQKCDAAVQTDNTDPEENYEEDVLAAKIKEMKFEFEHERRKLLKKLEEQKKVANAYQKLEDRYRRKVCSLQKAMRTCSCTENKLKVIAQDVARRSISPSLLLENNQEISVQKVDGILHQLEAWLNHQSLDISEISSVICSTTTDEIHPRYKVTSDFFSTPPLEIIDKIDATSV